A single Triticum dicoccoides isolate Atlit2015 ecotype Zavitan chromosome 2A, WEW_v2.0, whole genome shotgun sequence DNA region contains:
- the LOC119359435 gene encoding U1 small nuclear ribonucleoprotein 70 kDa-like produces MASSGSRTRPPCADQEDMPKTWLEASLDKKKEKDVPTPPCWCGDVCKLKVSTDRNKSWTEGRRFFVCPNCAHDRRRPTNAYDIPPSPPPLCKYFTWIDHEVPKDIQEDQRADWLRRQRLFEESYARGLERERREKEARERKKREQERARKEKAARQEERASKLARARDAREEDEARDKKGKWPRTTQ; encoded by the exons atggcttcatccggttccaggaCGAGGCCACCGTGCGCGGACCAAGAGGACATGCCGAAGACGTGGTTGGAGGCCAGTTtggacaagaagaaggagaaggatgtgCCCACACCACCATGTTGGTGTGGTGATGTTTGCAAGCTGAAGGTGTCCACTGACCGCAACAAGTCATGGACAGAAGGTAGAAGGTTTTTCGTGTGTCCCAACTGTGCACATGATCGTCGAAGGCCAACTAACGCATATGACATACCACCG TCCCCTCCTCCACTTTGCAAGTACTTCACTTGGATAGATCACGAGGTACCAAAAGATATCCAAGAGGACCAACGTGCAGATTGGTTACGGAGGCAGCGCCTATTCGAGGAGTCCTATGCACGGGGATTGGAGCGGGAGCGTCGTGAGAAGGAGGCTCGTGAGCGCAAGAAGCGTGAGCAAGAGAGGGCACGCAAAGAGAAGGCGGCTCGTCAAGAAGAGAGGGCAAGCAAACTTGCAAGGGCTCGCGATGCACGAGAGGAGGACgaggcacgtgacaagaagggaaAGTGGCCCCGGACTACTCAGTAG